The sequence below is a genomic window from Silene latifolia isolate original U9 population chromosome 7, ASM4854445v1, whole genome shotgun sequence.
AGTATTAATTTAGATAAAACTAGAATATGGCGAGTTTCCTTAAAATAACAGGTCCCACTTACGgtgttaattagtataaagatgttaattatttaacatacacagtATATGTTagattttggaaactattaataggtaagtaaatcaattcagatttccaaaaaatataatattccataattcattagatttttaatttaattagtaaaaataattattaattgattttccttaaaataaacatataaacatgccttacttatggtattaattagtataaagatgttttaacataaacaaatataatacaagtatattatattttggaaactattaaaaagtagataaatcaagctagatttccaaaaaatataatattccataattattttgacttaattaatttaatgcatatatttaatatatttatttcgagtagtgagagtaataaaagtaaccttgggtatagtaatcactcattggaTACTTAGAGAGTAAAATAATTTTGTTAGTAGTGAAAAGAATTGttgtaacattggatatagtaatatgatagtaatcactcatttgaatagtcaaaaTAACAATATTAGCGGCgagcgagagtagtgaaagtaacagaagtaacaacgggagtagtgaaattatcaatattaatgtacaagtagtgaaagtaacaataattacggcgagattagtgaaagtaaaagtaataataataacaaatgtaataaaattaataattctAAAAACAAAAGTAAGTATGTATGAAAAATTAGCTAagcaatcgatttaagtaaaatattaatggcgggagtagtgaatttgtatAATTATTTATTTCATCAGAATTTTTAAGATATACTGCTTTTagaaaatatattaataataaatttaggaGTTATCGAACTTTAAAGTAGTTTTAGTTAAtcgaaaatatattttaatactTTAGATAGAGGTAAGGTAGCGAAATGCGGCGACCCATACTAGTTTtgatataaaaccgtcttatacgaGACTACATCACTTCGACGGTCACCATACGTACCTATATCACCTCCCCAACGAGGCAAcgacccaaaaaaaaaagagagaaaaaaaaaaaaaaaaaaacaatcacgcCATTTATATTTTTCCCCCATTAATGCCCATTTCTTCAACTCCTTCGTACACACCGCCGGCACCAATCATCAGCCAACATTAAATCCGACCGTTAACCAATTCCCAAATTTCCATCTTTTCGAATGGGTACCTCTTAAAATCCCCCAAAACGATGCCGTTTTTGCGGCGGCGGGGAAAGAGTGGTGCTGTCCCACCACCACCGCAAAAGGAAGATTCTAGAACAATCTCGAATGATCTAGAAGAAACCaataaaaagaagaaagaaaagtaTCCGTTGAAGAACAGAAAATGGTCGTGTGTAGACAGTTGTTGTTGGTTGGTCGGTTGCATATGCTGTACATGGTGGTTTATGTTGTTTTTATACAATGCAATGCCTGCTTCATTCCCACAGTATGTAACTGAAGCTATTACTGGCCCATTGTCGGACCCACCTGGCGTGAAATTACGAAAAGAGGGTTTGGTTGTTAAGCATCCTGTTGTTTTTGTACCTGGGATTGTTACTGGTGGTCTTGAGCTTTGGGAAGGGAAACAGTGTGCTGAAGGGCTTTTTCGGAAACGGCTTTGGGGTGGGACTTTTGGTGAGTTGTATAGAAGGTATCGTCTTTTTTTGTTGTTCATTTCTTTGTTATGATTTTGTTTGGTTTGTGGGTTTTTGAGCATTGGCGGAACCAGGATTTGTAGTCAGGGCGCGAAGAGTTTAGTTTTGGTCTCTGTAGGATAGGAACTATTGACCTGGGTATCTCCGGTTTTGAGCATTGGTGGAACCAGGGTTTATAGTTAGGGGGGCGAAAAAGTGTCTTAGATAGGAACGCTCGACTTGGGTGTTTCCAATTTTGATAGTCTACCTTTGGGGTGAAAGGTGTAGCTTTTAATTTAGTTTTGATCTCTTTTTGTTGTTTGCATGTCTACTTTATGAAAAATTTATGGTATGGGTTTTGTCAATTCTAAGTAAAGATATGATGCTTAATTTAGGAAGTTCTTGTTATGTGTTATCGAGGTTTGGATTTGAAGTGTTGTGATCAATGGGTGTTTTGGTGTTGGCAGTATTTTCAGTTTTTCGTAATTTGGATTCCGCATCAAAGATACTTTGATAGTGCTTGAACATCTCAATGTAGTTGGTGACGGTAGAGGTATTGTAGAGCTTGTAGTTGTCAAGGATCTTGCTTTTGTGTGAATGTTTGTTGCTCGTAGTGGAAGTTAGGTTCCCGGTCCTCGGATAAGTACCAAGTAGAGGTTGTAGTTTGTTAAGGATCTTACTTTTGTGTGAAGTTATAGAGCTTCAAGGTCAAGGTATTGATTTTGAAAGTAACTTTGTAATACACGCAACTACACAAGGCATTTACACTTTCTCCTCTTGTTTCAACTTCTCTTGAATCCTGTTAGGCTCAGGTGAAGGTGTAAGCTTTATGGGCGATTCTTAATAATTTTCTAGTAGTATGTCTTCACCCATTCTTGATGGAGTATCGATTATGGTGGGTTCGATTGGTATGATTGACCTAGCATTCTCCTCTACAGCTGAGATCAAGGTGATCTGTTTTATTTATGGCATTGACATGTGAATTGATACTACATAAGGGGTTAGAAGTCTAATGGCGGCAGTGCAGCACACTTGAAAGGAAATGTTAGTCTTTAGGATATCCATCGAGCTAAGCTATATGTTCTAATTCTCATTATGTGGTTTAAtatgtattttttatttttattttccattTCCAATAGAGCCAAAGACTAACAATTCATTGGCCAATAAATTTGATGGTATGAAACAAAATGTACCACTATGTGAAGAAGCTGGCGCTCAATGAATAATTGACGTAATGTTTAACTCTTCGCCTTAAACATAAGAATTAGGAGTGCATTTAGGATGTGTGGTGTTTTCTATATTTTGGTGTATGTGGTTGGACCGGAATTTTCGTGTATCCTCAAGGACGAGTTGAGATCAActgtcccacttttgtgtcccATCTCCTGTCCCATTGCTTTTATCTTGCGACACATCATCATTCACATAATAAAATTAATAGCAATTTCTCTTACGTTAATGATGTGTCACAAGGAGAGTATAGTGGGACACGAGATGGGACGCAAAATGGGACAGAGAATCTGCTCTCCTCAAGGACTCGACATTCGTTAGATTATATTTTGGGTAAAGTTGCCTTTCTAGCCTCTTTGTGGGCTACAGTTGGGGGTGCTTTTAAGGTCTAAGGGTATTCAAATAAAGTGAATTCAATGGTATTGCGCTTCTTTGTAATTGTTAGCATTTGGGGATCCCTTGTATTCTATTGCTTTTTCATTGCTTTAATAAAAACTTATGACTCGTACTTCCTGCAATGTTTTTCCTAACTTTTTTCTGAATTTCCCCTTTAAATATCCTACCAAAAGTCAGTTCTGGAAAGCGAAGAAGTCATTTTCTATGAATATCAATCATGAATGGTTTCCTCTCCAACCAAGAGAACATATTACCAATCAACTTTTTGTTTTAATACTAATAAAAACTAGATTATGTGCATTTGAGTGCCTTACTTCTCCATAGGTTGGAACCTTGATGCACAAGGGTAATGTGGTTGGTTAGCTTTGGGTTTCAACCACTGAGGCGCTGAGAGTTCTACAAGTAATCTTAAAATTCTGCTCGTCCTCATTAAGTCATCCAGGGAAGATCATATATTCATATCAGACACTTTGTATGACTGATGGCATCAATTTCATTGTTTTCCATTGTGATTCATCCAGTGTATCACATGAATCACACCCCGACTTCAATATTTGTAGTCATAAATCATTATACCATTTAAATCATATATTAATGCTGTTCTTTTGGTAAGGTCGAGGTTCGTACTTTATTTCCATCATTCCATTAATGAGATATCAATTTTTATCATTGTGAAAGATTTGGAGTTCTGTCTTAGCTTTTACTGGTGATTGTGAAGAGTTGGTCATGTCAGCTGGTTTGTGCATTAATCAGGTGGTGGATCCATCACTTTAGATGTTTGATTATACATCCATTTGATATTAAAGACACTTTTTTGATGCTGTATTCTTGTATTTTCATTGTGCGTGAAAATCTATTTTGTGTTGTTAATCTATAATCTGATTACTCCTCTCAGGCGAATTTCAGCTGTTTTATTCTTAGTGAGTTAGGTGTGTTAAACGCTCCTGATAATTCTGTCTCCGTGGCTAAATACGTCGTTGTTTGTTTTCACAGACCCCTTTGCTGGGTTGAGCACATGTCTTTGGACAATGAAACTGGATTAGATCCACCTGGCATAAGGGTCAGACCTGTCTCTGGTCTTGTGGCTGCTGATTATTTCGCACCAGGCTATTTTGTTTGGGCTGTTTTGATTGCTAATTTGGCTCGTATTGGGTACGAGGAGAAGACCATGTATATGGCTGCATATGACTGGCGAATTTCATTCCAGAATACTGAGGTATTCCTTTTACTACTAATGCATGTTAATGCGTTATTTATTTGGATGAATTATTAATAGAGTTGTTAGTATTGGATTCTATCACGTCTCACGGTGGAGGATATAAAATTAAAGCTCTTTTCAAGTTTAGCCTGTGTTTCTCTCTACATTTATTAGTTGGAATTCTCGTTTCTCCTAGATCGGTAATGTTTAAGAATAGCATTGAAAAGAGAAAGTAGTAAATCAAGATAAACTTGTTGGAGATTTGAGTGTTATGCTCTAACATAGAAGGGTATATACTCTATCCACCTAGCCAACATTTCTTGGTTGGGAgattatgcaaattaatgtgcATAAGTATCAATCAGTTAAAGGCTTAAAGTTATTTATTACTTAGGGTACTGGATTTATGTTACATGAATATCTCTAAATCACTAGATTAGTTAGGGATGAACTTAGGAATAAGCAAGATTAGGCTTAGTAGTCTTATAAAGGATACTTAAGCGTGACCATAGGTAGGATTAGAAGATTATGATATTTGTGCCATTGAATGAAAGAGAGCTGGAAAAAGCATTACAAATTATGTCAATTTGTTTGTCACTGTATAAAACATTAAATGATGTACTTTGAGGATatatttattcttgatatttATGACAAGTGGGTAATATGAAGATCTTGCTTTGTTCGCTGGTATTGTTGTCTAAATGAGCTTCTTTGAATACGAGTACAACTTAAGCTCATTGGTCAGGAGTACACACATTTCTGGCTAAAACTATGGAGCGGCATGGGGTGTAACTTAAGCTCTCTTTATCCTCCCGTCTCTAGCCCTTTGCTTGTTCTTTTCTTATATGTTATTGATAATTAGGTATATTGTATGACTGTCTTCTAAAAGATTCATTTTGCCAATCTCTGCTCTTAGATTTTGTTTTTGTAAAACAGTACCTTGAAGTATTTTTTATGTCGAACGCTACCAAACTTGGTTTTCTGACACTCGTGAAGCATGCGACTCTTTGTTTCCCGAAGTAGCTGTTTAGCATTGTCTGTCAAAGCCTCAAAGGACACTTTTTTGTGAACCAATGCCTTTTTGTATGTTCATTTTAAACGGTTTTTTTTTCCATGCTGTTTTCTATGTTACATTTATACGATAGACTTTATGGGTATTATACAATTATTGATCTtcttgaattttgaaattttattttatttttgtctagCATATCAAGTTAGCAACTAGCAACATTACCTCAGTGCCTCAAGCGCTTCTGTTAAGGGTAGGGTCAGGGGTCGGAGGGACATAGCCTTACCCATGTGGCTATTTGCCTAATTGAGTGAAGTAACTTTGCTTTGTTTCACTATGTCCCTAAACCAAGGAGCAACTAGTCGCTGTAACCATGGGAAATGGAAGTTTCTTGTCATATTGTTGGAAAAAAAATCTGGGCTCATTATTTTTTGCTTGAATAAAATAGGCACGTTTGGCAATAACCAGTCAGACAATGACTTTCTTCCATTACAAGATAATTGAAGCTATAAATTATTTTATGGACTATTCAAAACAATTGACAAATACCTAATTAAATGATTCAAATTAAGTAGTCTAGTTAGGATTTATGATTCAAATCTAGAATAGTAGATCTGTAGATGTCAGGAAAATGCTTTTGTGTTCCCATAATTTGCAATCTTGCAATATGAGAAATCCATTGTGAGCTAAAGAAAATGATAAGTAAATTAAGTGAGAGAAGTGAAAATAAGAAAAAGGGGCAGCCCGGTGCACGATGGCGTCCCCGCTAGGCGAGGGTCCGGGGAAGGGTCCCACCACAAGGGTGTAATTGGGGCAAGCCTtcccttgccattttggcaagaggccaaaattttaagtttttataaaagaaattttaagtttttataaaagaaatccggaattcgattttaaaacctctaagtttacctattttcgttctccctttttgtttttcattttcccttttctattcgcattttgaggcgtgcgttcacacttggacggttctaaaggatgattcatgtcagccgaccccaaatcattttgggattaaggctctgatgttgttgttgttgaagtgAAAATAAGAAAAGATAAATGAGACAGTTGAGGGCCGGAATCTTAAAATTAAGAAGTAAATTAAGGTAAAGGAGGAATTGTGGCAAAAAGAAGCAGTGGAAGGAAGGAAAGACATAGAAGTCAGGTGTTTCCAATGGTTAGGGCTGGAATCTTAAATTCTTTGGCTAAATTTAAGAATAGTTGTGTTTGACATTAAAGTTCTTTAGAAGGTAGGATGAGACTATAAATCCTTGATATCTTTGTCATAGTTTTATACTTTTATCCATTCTAACCTGTGCACTGTCCAAACTCCTTTACCTTATTGTCACGAaaatttcattttggtagctgtATAATGCTATATGAAGTTTACTTGTCTAaatgggttttgttttgtgtattAAACTACCAGGTTAGGGACCAATCGCTTAGCAGAATAAAAAGTAATATCGAAGTCATGGTTGCTACAAATGGTGGGAAAAAGGTGGTTGTCATACCTCATTCCATGGGAGCTTTGTACTTTCTGCATTTTATGAAGTGGGTTGAGGCCCCTGCTCCAGTGGGTGGCGGGGGTGGACCTGACTGGTGCGCCAGACATATTAAAGCAGTTATGAACATCGGTGGACCATTTCTCGGTGTTCCAAAAGCTGTTGCTGGACTATTTTCTGCTGAAGCCAAAGATATTGCTGTTGCCAGGTCTTTCTTGTCTTCCTGTTCAAATTTGTTTTGTAATCAATTACTATAGTTGGGTTATCACATCTCATTTAGTTACTTGTTAGCTGCTCTTTGGGCCAAGAGAAATTGTTATGTTACCTCTTGTTGTGAACTCGTTATCATTTAGTTCCTTTGTAAATGGCATTTGTGATGAAAATACTACTCCCAAGAGCGCGGACTAAGTAATTCATTGTCCATTCTAACAAATGTAGTAGAATTTGGCTGTTCGAATCTATATTCTTAACTAATGTGAGATAGCCTATTAATACTTCGTTTTCTGTAATTGAATGAATTCTGAGAAATCTGAATCATTAGTTAGCTGTTTTGCGGTGTATCAAATAATTTACAGGTCAATGACCAGAACTGAAATAGAGGGGTTTAGAGGAAAAGATATTCCTAGTGGATTAATGGGTGACGACAACAAAGATTGCAAACAAATAACGTAAGAAGTAATTTTATGGAGGTTATGTTGAAGATAAAAAATAGAATAGAGGAGAAAGAGTGTTATATTGAGGATTACGAGAGAAAGTAGAAATTAAGAGACGTCATGTCTTTGTTCTGAGCCAGAAATTAGGAAGGAAAATAAGGGTAAAATGCTCACTACTGTATTTTGGTTGGAAAATTACTCCAGGTAGTTATTTTGCTGAATTTGTTAATTAGATAATGATTTGGAAAAAAATGATACTCCCTCTGTTTTCTTCCCAATTTGAAATTGCACACCTTCTAAGAGAAGTGGTAACATTACTACACTAACCTTCCCCATCCTCTACCTGTCTCTCCCACATCAATCACCTCTTATCCCCCAACCTAAGCAATCAACCAACCACCACTCAACCACTGCGCAGCCCTTCATTCCTCCACCAACCTTCTCTTCAACCATCATCGTGCAAGTCTTCCTTTCTACCACAAAACGACTTCTGACCACCAATCGTGCAGTTCTTTTCTGACGGACCTCCGGCAGTCACCACCCAACGAAAGCAGCTGAAGCACAAAATGACCTTTGGGTCCCCTACACATGGCTCAAAACCCACAAAACCACCTCATACGCACACACGGAAAGTAGATCTGATAAGGGGGGGGGTGGTGTTGTTTGATCGGATTACAACGGTGGCAGAGATAGTGGTTTTAGGAAAGTGGTGGTTGGGTGATGGCGCTTGGTTTGGAAGTTGGTGTTTCTTGGGGTTTGGTGGGGATGAGGTTGGGTGTGTACTCTGTCTAGTAGGGCGGGGCTGAGATTTTTAGGTTAGTTTTAATGAGTTAAGCAATcgtatattttataattataccATACTCATTAGGACATTATGGTAAAAAAGACATTAAGAAGTTGCTTGAAAGGGAAAGAATTAGAAGTGAGAAGAAATGAACAAACTTCCGGAAAAGGAAAGTGGATGAAAATCAGAAATGCGGAGGGAGTACTTAATAGGCAGTACTTTAATATATGGGTGGCGCTTGACTTCTACACTATTGAGCAGGTAGCTCATTATTGTGTATTATTTATCTGGTGTGTTCTTTATTTAGCCTCCTTTAGGGCCGAGGGCTTACTTAGGGAACTCAGTAGCCCAGGTACCTATTTTGAAAGATGTTGGTTGGTGCTTACTTAGGGCCCCAGTAACCAGTCTTACGTGCTTTTGGGTGACCACATAGTTGTGCTCGTATGCAACTGCTATATTAGGTCGTCTTCTTGCTCTCTGCTGTTGTTTGTCTCTTAGATAAAACCATCAATTTATTTCTTAAACAAGAGCTTGTGAGCGTATGATAGTAGTTGTACCGAGGATGGTGTTCTGATTTCATAGCTTTTTACTGTTGCAGGTCGGTTGCACCTTCTGTGTTGGATAAGGATGTATTTGGTCTTCAAACATTGCAGCATGTGATGAGGATGACACGTACGTGGGATACAACTATGTCAATGATTCCAAAAGGTGGTGAGACCATTTGGGGTAACCTTGACTGGTCACCTGAAGATGGCTTCACCTGCATTGCGAGAAAGCAGAAGAATATCAGTAGCCCTACATCTAACAAGAGTGGGAAGGAAAATTTGGATGCATCCGGGAAAGGAGTGTATTATGGAAGGATCATATCTTTTGGGAAAGATGTGTCCGAGGCTCATTCGTCAAGAATTGAGAGAGTGGATTTCAGGGTAATTTTTTAAACTTTTGTTAATCATGAACTTTTGAGAATTTCGCAAGTATAGACTTGAaataagttttcaaaagaaataaATATGAATACACATTTGATGAAGTAATAGTTTTATTGAAATACTCCGTAGTTTGCTGTTTACCAAAAAAAGGCAATTGCTACTCTCAAGAGTTTGCTCTGACACATGTTTAGCAGCCTGTGGAATTGTGTGAATACAACTGCAATGAGTCATACAGAATCTTGATGTGCACATTCGATGTGTAGGGTTTACTGATTTAGGGAGATCGTTAAAAACATAAAAATGTGTATATTGACGACACTTGAGAACTGGAAAGTTTTACTAATTGTTTTATAATCAATTTTATCTGACGACCAACACTTATGGAACTGAAAGAAATGCGATGTAAAGTTTTGTGATCAGTTGCTACTTGCTAGGAATTTGGCTGTGGTGAAGAGTCATTAAATCTTGTTTGTCAGGGATATTAATTCGGATTTAGGATTAGGCTTATTTGTGGAGTCAGTGATGATATAATATAGTGTCATGTTGGGAGATGAGTAAAAGTTTGCTAATGGTTCTAGATTAGGGTACAACCTAAATGCTGATCAAGGTTGATAGCTAATGTTTGGAAAGAAGGAGATAATACTTGAGTGGTTTTGCAAGGTAAAATCATTGAGCTTATAGCTCCATATTCACCAATAAGAAATACTTGAGTGGTGCTATTACTGAATTGATGTTTGAGACATATGGTACTTTTGTAGTAGCCAAGTTGATGTTTGGCCATCGATATGGTCCATTTATCCTAGTTCCTAACTCTGTTGTGATATTTTATGTACGTTCCATCCTTATATTGTGCCCCTCTGATCCCAGATACCCCTAGGCTCTCATACCTTTCACCCTTATAGTGCAGTTTACCTCTAATTTATTTATCAAAAATATTAGGAGTGGTATGTACTGTGGAAGTGGGGGTGATGGTTGAAGATTTGCCTCTGAGGTTTTTAAATTTTTCACCCTATCCCCTCTTCAACATATGAGTGAAGTAATTGATAGGCGGTAGTATGTTTCACATTGCTTGAGTGACTATATCTCAATCTTGCTGTTGTTGCTTCAGGATGCTACTAAAGGCCATAACTTAGCAAATGCAACCTGCCATGATGTGTGGACAGAGTACCATGATATGGGCATTCCGGGTATAAAAGCCGTTTCTGATTACAAAGTTTACACAGCTGGTTCAATATTAGATCTACTTAATTATGTTGCTCCGAAGATGATGAAACGTGGTGATGGTCATCATTCTTATGGGATTGCTGATAATTTGGATGACCCAAtgtataaccatttcaagtaTTGGTCCAATCCGCTGGAAACCAGGTAAATCTAATTTTCAGTGTGTAAGAATGATGTAGTTAGCTTGGTTGGTATCATTAGCTTGCCGTGATTATATAAGAGCTGTTTGGTTTGTTAGCTACTTGTACTTTTGATCGCAAATAACCTAGTACTCCCTCCGTAATTACTGGTAGTCCCATTTGCGTTTTGCACTTTGTTTATGGAAAATAAATTAAATCAACAAGTGGAGAACTTCATTATATAAGTTGATCATTACATACCTTTCCCACCAAAAACATTCATATGGGATTTCACACATCGTGGACACGAAAAAAGACACGAGAAACTAGGCAAAATCCTGCGCCCAAATAGAGGGAAACTTACAACTTGGAAGGAATTCAATCCCCCCTAAATCAAACTTCTGACTTCTCCATGAAGTATTCCAATAACTAAAAATTTTACACATCCTGGAGAAATATTCCTCCATACATAAATACTAACCTTCAACTTTATACACAATAAAGATTACTCAGAAGCAATCACCAAGCAGCACAACCTTTTCAGTCAGCCCCACCAGCAGCACCTACAATGATAAGTGATCCCAACTTAAATGATGATGAAAGGCATAAGATCGTTTTTTTAGCATTCCCGCAATGGCGAGCCAGAAAGAGGGTGCAATTTAGAAATAGCAATCATGTTCCAGGTCAATAGAAGAACCAGAACAAAAATCTGGTCTATAGCAGAGAAACAAAGGGAGCAAGCCCTTGCTGTCAATGTGAATTCAAAAATTCCAGGAAAAAATGGCATAGAGAGAAATAGGTAGAGTAGTGATGTGGTGTGAGGGAGAATCAATGGAATCAGATAAATGAAGGGAAAGACAGAGAGAGAAACTCTAGGGTTTGACcgtgaagaagaggaagaggagatGAATGAAGGTAAATTAAGGAATTTCGGCGGGTGAGGATGTGTGAGGCTGGGAGGGTTTTGAGTGAACGAGGTCACGAAGAGGCCTGAAAGGTCAATGAATGAGGGTGTGTGGGTTTTAATTTGGtgtaaattttttaaattttgctGTCAAATATTGGTGTAACTATTAAGAAATGGAGGGAAAGGTTAGTTTAAGCTAGAAAAATTAAGGTTCTAAGTGATATGTTAACGTCGGTGATGGGTTTGCGTGGGTAATTAACATGAGTTTGGTGATGGAAGAATTGTAAATATCTAAAAAGTATCTAGGATACTTGAGTAATTTGCTGCCGCCACTCGGACTCAAACCTTGCACTGCTTCCCAGTTCCCAGGAGCAACGTGTCTACCAATTTCACCACAGTGCCTTGTTTGTAATCATAATAGTCTTTTTTAATTCAATAGTGAGagtaattattttttattttgggcAACGATAATTCCCAAATAGAGCAAGGAAAAGAAATGGGAACGTCACAGCAGGACACCCAAAAAAGGTAAGTGGAACATCTTGTGATTACGGAGGGAGTAAGAGATTTTTGTTTGGATTATTGAACTGTTCACCTTTCTTGGCGCGTGTGCTAACTTAAGGTCTCTCAACAAGATAGTCCCATTGTCAACAACCATCACATTTCTTTTCTGGTATATCTCAAAATAATTCACTTTCTATGTCTGGAAAGATATAAGGGAAGTATTCCTTGACTACGATTTAAATTAAAGTAACAAAATAAAATTGGTTGAGCAGGAGGCAAAGCATATCTAAATTACAGACGAGCCGGTTAGTTattctctctctttttctcttaAAATAAGTCCGACTGGGCCTACTCAAAAGCGTTTAGGGCATTTTGGTAAAATTTATAAAAAAGAAAAGATGCCATAGGCTCCTCCACACCATGCCATCATTAAGCAAAACCTTTACTCATCCGTGCTCCACGAGCCCACAAGGCCACAACTCAGCTCCACGAGCCCACAAGGCCACAACTCAACACAGGTAAAAGTTTCCCAAACCAAACCACATCATTCGTGCCGTTTACCCTTTGCCTATCTAATCTATGGTTTCACCTCCCTTTTTTAATTTGCCTTTTTTGTTTTCCGCAAAAGTATCTTAGTGACTATTAACTTAAATTGATCTATAAAATTTCAGATTGCCAAACGCCCCTGAAATGGAGATCTTCTCTTTGTATGGAGTTGGAATCCCTACTGAAAGAGCATATGTTTACAAGAAGAGCACTGCCGCCGATTGCTACATTCCTTTTCAGATTGATACATTGGCAAACGAAGGCTCCTGTCTCAAGGGTGGCGTTTATAACGTTAATGGAGATGAAACAGTTCCGGTTTTAAGTGCTGGTTATATGTCTGCCAAAGGTTGGAGAGGTAAAACCCGGTTTAACCCTTCTGGAATGAAGACGTACATAAGGGAGTATGATCATGCCCCTCCAGCTAACCTTCTGGAGGGTAGAGGCACTCAAAGTGGTGCTCACGTTGATATAATGGGCAACTTTGCATTGATTGAGGATATTATCAGGGTGGCCGCTGGCGCTACGGGTGAGGATTTGGGAGGAGACCGTGTTTATTCCGACATCTTTGAGTGGTCTGAGCGAATAAACTTAAAGCTGTAGCCTCTATGCAACAAGGTTTGTGCAGTAAAGCTCTTTCCTATTCTCTGATTCTATAAAAGTACTCGAATCTTCATGAGACTCACCCACATGAGAATCAAAATGGCAAGTTATTCTATGGGTTAGTGAGAAATCTAGAGCTTAAGTTTGCTGTACTTTTGAAGTAAATGAGTAGGGAAGTAATGTTTTCTTGTTTTTAAGGTATCCCTGGTTCAAGAATTTTTATGGATGACTGAATGAAGAATTAGAGTCACGCAGTTCACAGACCAAATGGTGCCACTTCATTTAGGCCAAAACATGAAGCTTTTTCACAAAATAGTCTTGTCGCAACACTTAACCGTCCATATCCAACACTTTCACTGGTAGTGTAGTATCATACTTAATGACACGTTATCATGCCATTCTTGTATTGTCTTCTTTTTCCATCACCTAGCATCATGA
It includes:
- the LOC141592537 gene encoding phospholipid:diacylglycerol acyltransferase 1-like isoform X1, which encodes MPFLRRRGKSGAVPPPPQKEDSRTISNDLEETNKKKKEKYPLKNRKWSCVDSCCWLVGCICCTWWFMLFLYNAMPASFPQYVTEAITGPLSDPPGVKLRKEGLVVKHPVVFVPGIVTGGLELWEGKQCAEGLFRKRLWGGTFGELYRRPLCWVEHMSLDNETGLDPPGIRVRPVSGLVAADYFAPGYFVWAVLIANLARIGYEEKTMYMAAYDWRISFQNTEVRDQSLSRIKSNIEVMVATNGGKKVVVIPHSMGALYFLHFMKWVEAPAPVGGGGGPDWCARHIKAVMNIGGPFLGVPKAVAGLFSAEAKDIAVARSVAPSVLDKDVFGLQTLQHVMRMTRTWDTTMSMIPKGGETIWGNLDWSPEDGFTCIARKQKNISSPTSNKSGKENLDASGKGVYYGRIISFGKDVSEAHSSRIERVDFRDATKGHNLANATCHDVWTEYHDMGIPGIKAVSDYKVYTAGSILDLLNYVAPKMMKRGDGHHSYGIADNLDDPMYNHFKYWSNPLETRLPNAPEMEIFSLYGVGIPTERAYVYKKSTAADCYIPFQIDTLANEGSCLKGGVYNVNGDETVPVLSAGYMSAKGWRGKTRFNPSGMKTYIREYDHAPPANLLEGRGTQSGAHVDIMGNFALIEDIIRVAAGATGEDLGGDRVYSDIFEWSERINLKL
- the LOC141592537 gene encoding phospholipid:diacylglycerol acyltransferase 1-like isoform X2, whose translation is MSLDNETGLDPPGIRVRPVSGLVAADYFAPGYFVWAVLIANLARIGYEEKTMYMAAYDWRISFQNTEVRDQSLSRIKSNIEVMVATNGGKKVVVIPHSMGALYFLHFMKWVEAPAPVGGGGGPDWCARHIKAVMNIGGPFLGVPKAVAGLFSAEAKDIAVARSVAPSVLDKDVFGLQTLQHVMRMTRTWDTTMSMIPKGGETIWGNLDWSPEDGFTCIARKQKNISSPTSNKSGKENLDASGKGVYYGRIISFGKDVSEAHSSRIERVDFRDATKGHNLANATCHDVWTEYHDMGIPGIKAVSDYKVYTAGSILDLLNYVAPKMMKRGDGHHSYGIADNLDDPMYNHFKYWSNPLETRLPNAPEMEIFSLYGVGIPTERAYVYKKSTAADCYIPFQIDTLANEGSCLKGGVYNVNGDETVPVLSAGYMSAKGWRGKTRFNPSGMKTYIREYDHAPPANLLEGRGTQSGAHVDIMGNFALIEDIIRVAAGATGEDLGGDRVYSDIFEWSERINLKL